In Microbacterium sp. No. 7, the genomic window GGCGCGCGGCGCCACGGCACGCCGCCGATCGGCGCCGTCGGCACGCCGGCGAGACGGACGGATGCCGGGGCCGCCCACCCGCGCGTCGTCGCCGCGGCGGCGAACCCGGCGGTGAGCGCGAGCAGCGCCATCCAGGCGTCCGCCGTCGGAACCGCCCACACGACGGATGCCACGACGAGCGCCGCCCCCGCGTCCGCGAGCCCGCGGCGCGCGGCTTCGCCGGAGCGCAGCGTGAGCACCGCGGCGCCGATGCTCACGGCGACGGCCGCGATCATCGCCGTCAGCGGTGCGACCGCCGGGTCGAGCGCGCCGGTGCCGACGAGCACGGTGCGCGCCGCCCACGCCGCGGCCGGTGCGGTCGTGAGCGCCGCGAGCAGGGCCGCCGCTGCGGTGAACCGCGTGTGCGAGAGTGTGACCCGCGTGCGCGAGAGCGCGAGGAGGGCGACCAGGCCGAGCAGCGCGACGGCGCGGACGACCGCGGCGGGCGCGGGATCGACGAGCGCGGCGCGGGCGGCATCCGGCTCCGCGCCGAGCAGAGCTGGCAGGCCCGCGCCGATCGTGACGAGCGCGAGCCCGCCGCCCGCGAGGGCCAGCGCCGACCGCGATGGAGTGTCGAGCCGCAGCACGACCGCGGCGAGCAGCGTCAGGGCGGCGACCCACTGCACGAGCGCGATCGCGGCGGAGGGGCCGGGCGGCATCGCGTCGGCGAGCACGGCGATCGGCTGCGGCGCGATCGCCGCCGCGATCGCCGCGACCGCGACGGGGGCCAGCGTGAGCAGCACGGCGACCGGTCCGGTCGGGGAGGAGATGACCCGCGCGGCGACGGGAGCGGCGACCGTCACGGCGACCGCCGTGAACCACAGCCACGGCGTCGCGGCGCCCGCGGTGCATGCGACGACCGCGCCGAGGGCGATCGTGACGCCCGCGCCGGTGGCCGTCGGACGCGCCGGCGAGCCGGCCGCCCGGGTGCGCAGCGCGAGCAGCACGAGACCCGCGACGACCACGGCGATCGCGGTGCCGGTGATCGCGGCCATCACCCCCGTGCGCGTCGCCGCGGCGAGCAGCAGCAGCGCGGCGGCGACGGGGCGTGCGTCGCGCAGCAGCCGGCGGCCCAGCGACGGGGCGGCGAAGAGCAGCGCGGCGCACAGCACCGCCGCGATCAGCGCGAGCTCCTGGTGCCGCACGGGCGTGCCGGCGAACGCGTCCATCCGCCACGGCACCCAGCGGTGCGCGATCAGCGGCAGCGCCGCGCCGACGTCGCGGAGCACCACGGCGGCGACGCTCACGACCCCCACCAGGGCGCCCGCGATGCGCGCCGGGGCGAACGCGTCGCGGCGACGGGCGAAGCGGTCGACGGCCACGGGCACCGCCACCGCGAGCACGGGCGCGACGAGGAAGGCCACGACGGGGCTCGGCGAGACGCCGCTCAGCTGCCAGCCGAGCGTCGCGGCGGTCACGACGCCGACGACGGATGCCGTGTGCGCCAGCGCGCCCGCCCACGGCAGGTCGGCGCGGTCGCGCCGCGCGGCCACGGCGTGCGCGACCGCGAGCACGACGACGGCGAGCGCGAGCCACAGCAGCGACCCGGGCGAGCTGAACGGGGTGAGCACGGCGGACAGCGCGACCGCGACGACGCCCGCGACCGCGAGGGCGGTGCGCTCGGGCACGGCATCCGTGCGTGACCGGGCGCTCGACCACGGACGCGGCAGCGCGTGCGCGAGCCCGCCCGCCGACGCGCCCAGCAGTCCCGCGACGAGGCCACCGGGCGCGGGAAGGTCGGCGATGCCCGCGACGAGGAAGCCGAGTCCCGCGGGCACGGCGACGACGGCCGCGAGATCGGGCACGCGCAGCGACGATGCCAGCGCCCAGGCCCGGCACAGGGCACCGACGGCGAGCACCGCGACGCCCGTGTAGACGGCGGCATCCGTTGCGCCCGCGCCGAGCAGGTCGTTCGCGCGCACGCCCCACGCGTCGAGACCGAGCAGCAGCACGCCGAGAGCGGCGACGCCCTCGGCTGTCGCGGTGAGGCGACGGCGACGGAGGAGCGACGCGGCCGCGATGACGGCGGCCGTGACGCCCGCGATGATGAGCGCGCGCACGAGGACGTCGGCGACGAACCACGCGAGCGTGAGGAAGAAGATCGCCGCGATGCCGACGAGGCTGACGCCCACGATGAGCAGCAGTACGGGCACCGTGAGGCGGCGGCGCGGCGGTGCGGACGGTGCGGACGCGGGTGCTGCGGATGCCGGGGCGGGGGATGTCGGGGACGGGGCGGTGGGCGTCGGTGACGGCGCGGCGGGTGAAGGCGTCAGTGCGGTGGAGGAGTGCACCGGCAGGGCGGGAGGAGGCACATCGGATGCCGGAGTGCGCCCCTGCGCGGGCTCGGCGGCGCCCGGCGTCGGGACCGGTTGAGGTGACGGTGCCGCCATGTCGGGCGCGGGCGTGGCGGTCTCGGACATGACCGCCTCGGGGGCGGACGCGGTGGGATCGACCAAGGGAGCCGCGGCCTCGGGGCGAGCGACGGGCGCGGCCACGCCTTCGAATGTCGCCGGCGCCGGCAGCGGATCGAGCCGGATCTCATTGAGAAGGATGCGGCGCTGCCGATCGGCTTCCGCGATCGCGGTGCCCAGCTCGAGCAGGCGCGCGGCGCGTGGATCGGTGAGCACGAACCCGCAGCGGGGGCAGACGGGGGCCGAGATCAGGGTGAAGCAGTCGGGGCAACGGGTGCGGTCGGCGAGCACGCTCGGCGACAGCGGCCAGCGTTCGTCACGGTGGGAGCCCACGGCGAGACCTCGTTCCTTTGTCGCGAGCTCTCATGGTCGCATTGCGGATATGCCGCGCGGGGAAAGAATCCGGCGCCTGTGGACAACCGGACCGGCCGGCGGCGCGATGCTCTACCGCTCGGGGAACGAGTCGCCCCAGGCGCGCTTCGTCAGAGCGGTGACGTCTCGGTCGAGATGCTCGATGCGCACGTCGACCGCGTCGAAGCGACTGTGCACGGCGTCGAAACGCGCATCCACGGCCTCGAAGCGTGCGTTCATCTCGCCCCGCAGTCCGGTGATCTGTGCGTTCATCTCGCCCCGGAGACCGCCGATCTGTGCGCTCATCGCCCGGTTGATGAGGGTCGTCGACAGGGTGAGCCCGCCGATCATGACCGTGCTGAACACCGCGATCAGGGTCCAGATCTGAGGATCGCTCATGAGGTCCACTCCTTCATTGTCGCTCGGTGCGACCGAGAATGCCAGGTGCGGCGGACCGTGGGCGCCCGTGCGAGCGCATCGGTGGACAACTCGCGAGATTCCCCGGTTGGGGACGAGAACGGCACTCTGGGGCAGCGACGCCCCTCCGCCGGTCTCACCCCGCTGGTCGAGTGCATCGAGACCCTTGTAGCGGGCCGTTAGATGGGTTTCGATACGCGCGCTGGCGCGCGCTACTCAACCAGCGGGTGTGTGTGGGTGTGGTGGGGGTGCTTGCTCTGCTGGCCGAGGGCTCGCCTCTCACTCCGCTGGTCGAGTGCTCGCGGCGGAGCCGCGAGTGTATCGAGACCCGTGTAGCGGGCCGTGGGGTGGGTTTCGATACGCGCGCTTGCGCGCGCTACTCAACCGGCGGGGGTGTGTGGGGGTGTGGGGGTGCTTGCTCTGCTGGCCGAGGGCTCGCCTCTCACTCCGCTGGTCGAGTGCTCGCGGCGGAGCCGCGAGTGTATCGAGACCCTTGTAACGGTCCGTGGGGTGGGTTTCGATACGCGCGCTGCGCGCGCTACTCAACCAGCGGGTGTGTGTGGGTGTGTGGGTGTGAGGGGTGCCTGTCCTTGCCGGCCGAGGGCCCGCCTCTCACTCCGCTGGTCGAGTGCTCGCGGCGGAGCCGCGAGTGTATCGAGACCCTTGTAACGGTCCGTTAGATGGGTTTCGATACGCGCGCTGGCGCGCGCTACTCAACCAGCGGGGGTGTGAGTGGGTGCTGCTCGGCCGGCGGGGGACGGCCGGTGGGCGGCGTCATGCGCGTCGGGCGTATTCCTGCACGGTGACGCCGGAGGCGAACGTGCGGGTCTGCTCCAGCGTGAACGACGCGGGGCGGTAGGCCTCGGCGCGCAGCATCGGGATGCCGCCGCCGAACAGCACGGGATAGCGCTTGACGATGATGCGGTCGATCTCGTCGGCGAGCACGGATGCCAGCTCGCCGCCCCCGCACAGGTAGATGCCGAGACCGGAATGCGCCTTCAGCTCCCGCACGGTCGCGACGGGGTCTGCGGTCAGGGTCACGGCATCCGGTGCCGTCGTGCGCGTGCGCGATGCGACGTACTGGTCGAGGTGCGCGTAGGGACTGTCGATGCCCGCGTCGTGCGCGACGGCGTAGGTGTTCCAGCCCATGATGACGGCGTCGAACCGGGTGCGGGGCGGTGTCGCGCCGATCGCGGCCAGCACGTGCGCGGGGAGGGCGTCGGCGAACTCGCCCGTGAGCAGGGGCACGTGGTCGCCCTCGAACGGAAAGGCGTCGGCCGTGCCGTCGGGCGCGGCGATGAAGCCGTCGATGCTGACGCCGATGTAGTAGACGAGCTCGCGCATGGTGGCGCTCCCTTCGGGATCGGTCGATAATCACGACAGATGTTGTGGATGGAGGCTACCACGACAGATGTCGTGAAAGCGATAGGATGCCGTGATGGCCCGCAACGACACGAGGCGCACTCAGCTCGCCGACGCGGCCGTGCGCGTGCTCGCCGCGGAGGGCGCGCGCGGTCTCACCCACCGCGCCGTCGACGCGGAGGCGGGCGTGCCACGGGGCACGGCATCCAACTACTTCGCGACGCGCGACGCGATCGTCGACGCGATCATCGGCCGCATCGGCGAACGGCTCGCACCCGACCCGGCGGTGCACGCCGCGCTCGCCGAGCGCGAGCCCGATCGCGAGGCGTACGCGGCGTACGTGCGCGACATCCTGCACCGCCTGCTCGGGGACCGCGACGCGACCCTCGCGCTGTTCGAGCTGCGCCTCGAGGCGGCGCGCCGCCCGGCCGTGGCCGAAGCGGTGAGCGCCTGGCAGCGCGGCGGGCTCGCGGGAGACGTCGACTTCACCCTGGATGCCGGACTCCCCGGCGGTCGTGAGGAGATCGTGCTGCTGCACTACGCGATGGACGGCCTCGTGCTCGACCAGCTCACCGTGCCCATCGCGCCCGACACCGATCCGGCCGCCGCTGTCGACGCCCTCGTCGCCCGCATCCTGCGGAGCTGACCGGTCGCGTCGGTCCGGGGGAAGCGGTGCATCGCCCCCCCGGAACGACCTCGTTGACGACAGTGGCGACAGCAAAAGCGACAAAGAAGGAGGCATGCGCGCCCGATGCCCTGTGGGAAGTTGACAACGGCGCGGCGGAAGACCCAAGCTGAGTGTTGGTTCACCGCCGCCTTGGGATTCGCTGGCAGGTGAACGTCGGCGACGAAGTCGAACCACCTCACACTCAGGGGGATACATCCATGCTTGCACAGCTGCTCCGACGATCCGCCGACCTGCGCGCGCGGCGCGCCGCGTCGGGCGACCGAGGCTTCTCGCTCATCGAGCTCATCGTGGTCGTCGCGATCCTGGGGATCCTGGTGGCGATCGCGATCCCGGTGTTCACGAACATCCAGCAGTCCGCGCAGGACAATGCGGCGAAGGCGACGGCTTCGTCGGGCGCAACGCAGGCTTCTGCTGATCTTGCTGCCGGTCAGCCGGCAACGTTGCCTGTGAAAGACCCCGCGAACAAGAACATCACGAGCATCGCCTTTGACGGTGCTACCCCGACGACTATCGATGCCGTGTGCGTTGTTGTGACCTACACCGGCGGCTCTGCGACACAGCAGAAGGCCGGCCCCGGCTGCTGACCCGGCCCGCCATCGTTTGACTCACGCCAGCGCACCGGACGACCGCGACGGCGGCTTCACCCTCATCGAAGTCGTGGTCGCCGTCGTGCTGCTCGGATTCCTCGCGATCGCGATCCTGCCGGCACTCATGATGGGGCTCGAGATCGCCGGGCAGCAGTCGTCCCGCGCCACCGCGATCCGCGCGGTGAACGGCGCGATCGAGGAGGCGCGGGCGACGCCGACGTGTGCGGGACTCGCGAGCGCCGTCGCGGCGCGCGACCTCGTCGACGGCCGGGGGGCGAGGCTGAGCCTCTCGGGCATGGCCGACCCCGCGTGCGCCGACGGGCGGGGCGCCACCTTCTGGCTCGACGTCGCGGTGACGGATGCCGACGGCACGAACATCCACTCCGACCGCGCCCTCGTCTTCGTGCCATGATCCGCAGACTCCGTGAGACCGCGAACGATGAGCGAGGGATGTCGCTCATCGAGCTCGTCATCGCCGTGGCGCTCATCGCCGTGGTGGGGGCGGGCATGGCCGCGATGCTGATGGGCATCTGGAACGGCCAGTCGACCGCGACGGCGGTGACCGAGGCCACGACGCGCGGCAGCACGGCGGCGAACATGCTCGAACGGGCCGTGCGCGGCGCCGTCGCGATCCACAGCGACGGGACGACGCTGAGGGTGAGGACGGCCTACGCCGACGAACGCAGGTGCCAGGGGTTCAGCGACGCCGACGGCGTGCTGCGCTTCGCCCAGGGCAGCGGCGCGCTGCCCGCGGTGTCGAGCTGGCCGGTGTTCTACGGCGGGCCGACCGAGACGGTGTTCGCGCTGAGCGGCACGTCGGTGGACTACACGCTCGACTTCCGCGGGAGCGCGAAGGAGACGGGCGCGGCGGTCGTGCTGGAGGGCACGGTGTCGGCACGCGTGACCGCACTGGAGCCGGGAGGAGCGCCATGCTGGTGAGACGGGTTTCGATACGCCCGCTGCGCGGGCTACTCAACCAGCGGGGGTGCAGGGGGCGCACGTTGGGGCGCGAGGACGGCGCGGCGCTGGTCGCGGTCGTGGTCGTGATGGTCGTGGGCTTCGTGGTGGTGTCGCTCGTGGGCGTCGCGGCGATGTTCTCGATGCAGTCGACGCAGGCGGAGGCCGGTCGCGTGCGGGCCCTCGTCGCGGCCGAGTCGGGGCGCGACGCGATGCTCGGCGCGCTGACCTCGGGCGGGTGCGCGGTCACGACGCTGACGGGCACGGAGCCCACGTTCACCGCGCGCGTGTTTCCCGTCAGCGTGCCCGCGGGCGGCGGCCTGCCCTCCAGCACCGTCGGTCTCGTGGAGCGCTGCCCGGACGCCTCGACGACGCACGTCGTGATCAGCTCCGAGGGCACCGCCGACCGGCAGTCCGTCACGGTCGATGCCGTGTACGAGTGGAAGGTCGAGCGCGAGGTGACCCGGCTCGGCGGGTCGGTGGGCGGGGGATCCGGCTTCACGGTGCTGGCCAGCGCGTTCTACGAGGGCGATCTCGTCATCCGCTCGGGCGACTTCAACTGCGATCTGGCGCTGCCCCTGCTGAACCACTTCGACGGCGACGTGTACGTGCTCAACGGCAACGCGAGGATCCTCGGCTTCTGCAGTCTCAGCGGCGACCTCTACGTCTCGGGCGACGTCACCGGTGTCGGGACGGTCAGCGGCCGGATCGTCGCGGGCGGAAGCATCTCGTTCCTGGTCTTCTCGGCATCGAAGTCGAACGGCCCCTTCGACCCGCCGGCCGAGGAGCTGCTCGAGCGCACCCAGTGGTTCGACCTCAACGAGGCGACGGCGTGGCCCGGCTTCACGACGGAGCTGACGCTGCCCGCGGCCACCTGCAACTCGCCGGCGGTCAGGGGCCAGATCGTCGATCTTCTGAACGGATCCGGCGGGAAGATCGTGATCGACACGTCGGCGTGCATCGACCAGATCGACCTGAGCCCGGCGTTCCTGTCGAGCACC contains:
- a CDS encoding SCO7613 C-terminal domain-containing membrane protein, with translation MGSHRDERWPLSPSVLADRTRCPDCFTLISAPVCPRCGFVLTDPRAARLLELGTAIAEADRQRRILLNEIRLDPLPAPATFEGVAAPVARPEAAAPLVDPTASAPEAVMSETATPAPDMAAPSPQPVPTPGAAEPAQGRTPASDVPPPALPVHSSTALTPSPAAPSPTPTAPSPTSPAPASAAPASAPSAPPRRRLTVPVLLLIVGVSLVGIAAIFFLTLAWFVADVLVRALIIAGVTAAVIAAASLLRRRRLTATAEGVAALGVLLLGLDAWGVRANDLLGAGATDAAVYTGVAVLAVGALCRAWALASSLRVPDLAAVVAVPAGLGFLVAGIADLPAPGGLVAGLLGASAGGLAHALPRPWSSARSRTDAVPERTALAVAGVVAVALSAVLTPFSSPGSLLWLALAVVVLAVAHAVAARRDRADLPWAGALAHTASVVGVVTAATLGWQLSGVSPSPVVAFLVAPVLAVAVPVAVDRFARRRDAFAPARIAGALVGVVSVAAVVLRDVGAALPLIAHRWVPWRMDAFAGTPVRHQELALIAAVLCAALLFAAPSLGRRLLRDARPVAAALLLLAAATRTGVMAAITGTAIAVVVAGLVLLALRTRAAGSPARPTATGAGVTIALGAVVACTAGAATPWLWFTAVAVTVAAPVAARVISSPTGPVAVLLTLAPVAVAAIAAAIAPQPIAVLADAMPPGPSAAIALVQWVAALTLLAAVVLRLDTPSRSALALAGGGLALVTIGAGLPALLGAEPDAARAALVDPAPAAVVRAVALLGLVALLALSRTRVTLSHTRFTAAAALLAALTTAPAAAWAARTVLVGTGALDPAVAPLTAMIAAVAVSIGAAVLTLRSGEAARRGLADAGAALVVASVVWAVPTADAWMALLALTAGFAAAATTRGWAAPASVRLAGVPTAPIGGVPWRRAPRRLLVWPAIGAATQALWVRLATTDAPLEAFTVPPALALLVLAATAVWLRRHPEATVATSLAFAIGLIVPALESWDGSPARGTVVAAVAAVLCLALTCTPAHRVVGPAWAGAAVALVALGAVVVPRAADGETPLWLLLLVAVAFAAGLGATRTDAVSLHVFAFVAPPAALLWSLAGLSPHAGSLTTIVVALTIAAALHLASAWQNVAPFAVPTRASAVVALAVIAGLGLGSDALPVLEAATLPVAVVVLAGAALALWRATASTRAVDAGVPPDSAARPASGARALAIERVVWISGVVLAVAPSVLAPASPARWWTVIVLSLLAAGVAASVSRSVASVAGLVVPTTLVLAGAGIAMGARALLSDADGGGLAAFVAGTGAVAVAAVRVWREPRPTPVPPALAAVGGGLVFVTTLVPALSSSGEVTVLRTVATAVLAAAGALGGATLLGAGRWAGLGGVVAIGGTVTAGTALGIRFALGRGGLEADLCALAVLVIVAAVGALALRRTRVPLVDAVVGGAFAATIVLFAVAELTLLRAAGHEWRALLVTSALVAMGVLGQAFAVRVGRAVSIAALVALVLFGGAALLLGAIPAIETLTVPVAAGLLVLGIRAMSDPEVRTWPALGPGLAVLTLPSLAYDLGGNALWRVVALGVAALALVVLGAMRRLQAPLVLGSVVLLVHGVAQLWPWIAATYVAVPWWLWLGIGGVLLILLAARYERQMRALRTAFTAVAALR
- a CDS encoding dihydrofolate reductase family protein, translated to MRELVYYIGVSIDGFIAAPDGTADAFPFEGDHVPLLTGEFADALPAHVLAAIGATPPRTRFDAVIMGWNTYAVAHDAGIDSPYAHLDQYVASRTRTTAPDAVTLTADPVATVRELKAHSGLGIYLCGGGELASVLADEIDRIIVKRYPVLFGGGIPMLRAEAYRPASFTLEQTRTFASGVTVQEYARRA
- a CDS encoding TetR/AcrR family transcriptional regulator, with protein sequence MARNDTRRTQLADAAVRVLAAEGARGLTHRAVDAEAGVPRGTASNYFATRDAIVDAIIGRIGERLAPDPAVHAALAEREPDREAYAAYVRDILHRLLGDRDATLALFELRLEAARRPAVAEAVSAWQRGGLAGDVDFTLDAGLPGGREEIVLLHYAMDGLVLDQLTVPIAPDTDPAAAVDALVARILRS
- a CDS encoding type IV pilin protein, with amino-acid sequence MLAQLLRRSADLRARRAASGDRGFSLIELIVVVAILGILVAIAIPVFTNIQQSAQDNAAKATASSGATQASADLAAGQPATLPVKDPANKNITSIAFDGATPTTIDAVCVVVTYTGGSATQQKAGPGC
- a CDS encoding type II secretion system protein, encoding MTHASAPDDRDGGFTLIEVVVAVVLLGFLAIAILPALMMGLEIAGQQSSRATAIRAVNGAIEEARATPTCAGLASAVAARDLVDGRGARLSLSGMADPACADGRGATFWLDVAVTDADGTNIHSDRALVFVP
- a CDS encoding PulJ/GspJ family protein, which translates into the protein MIRRLRETANDERGMSLIELVIAVALIAVVGAGMAAMLMGIWNGQSTATAVTEATTRGSTAANMLERAVRGAVAIHSDGTTLRVRTAYADERRCQGFSDADGVLRFAQGSGALPAVSSWPVFYGGPTETVFALSGTSVDYTLDFRGSAKETGAAVVLEGTVSARVTALEPGGAPCW